From the genome of Thermogutta terrifontis, one region includes:
- a CDS encoding glycosyltransferase family 2 protein, with amino-acid sequence MLRLSVIIPVVRTLPRLEDTLVSVLEYGPDNCQVIVVLDQPYSDPYGLEGEITFIRAGEGLQLARALNLGCRAASGEWIHFLPCGNLVARNWAENALAHATDRRIGVIVPLTVDARDESRILAAGMGYDNAGRLVHLQRGVSLEGTTLAHRSRVLPHFSGAFFRRDTLLALGGADESLGDGWVLADVTLQFFRAGFVSVLEPTCVVRGDPALEPVGYDYAAARDAERFFWRWSDRRGSTILRHLALLTGQTLAALPRGQLWPHVAGRLAGWRGSAATGLVKNNGTLRSAIRQNTCDRSPPEASYIAKAG; translated from the coding sequence GTGTTGCGACTTTCGGTAATCATCCCCGTTGTCCGCACGCTGCCACGTCTTGAAGACACTCTCGTCTCCGTCCTGGAGTACGGACCGGACAATTGCCAAGTGATCGTCGTCCTGGATCAGCCCTATTCCGATCCGTATGGCCTGGAAGGAGAAATCACGTTCATTCGAGCGGGGGAGGGATTGCAGCTTGCCCGGGCACTCAACTTGGGCTGTCGCGCGGCAAGTGGCGAATGGATCCACTTTCTTCCCTGCGGTAATCTCGTGGCACGGAACTGGGCGGAAAACGCGCTCGCGCATGCCACCGACCGGCGCATCGGGGTCATTGTCCCGCTGACGGTGGATGCTCGGGATGAGTCGCGGATTCTGGCAGCCGGAATGGGCTACGATAATGCCGGACGGCTCGTCCACCTTCAACGGGGGGTTTCCCTCGAAGGCACAACCCTCGCCCATCGCAGTCGGGTTTTACCGCATTTCTCCGGGGCGTTCTTCCGCCGGGACACGCTCCTGGCGCTCGGAGGAGCGGACGAGTCGCTGGGAGACGGCTGGGTCCTTGCCGACGTCACCCTCCAGTTTTTCCGTGCCGGTTTTGTCAGCGTTCTGGAACCAACCTGCGTGGTGCGGGGTGATCCTGCTCTGGAGCCTGTGGGCTATGACTACGCGGCTGCCCGAGACGCCGAACGTTTCTTCTGGCGGTGGAGTGATCGTCGTGGTTCCACGATTCTCCGGCATCTCGCCCTGCTGACCGGTCAGACGTTGGCCGCCCTCCCGCGAGGACAGCTCTGGCCGCACGTCGCCGGGCGGCTCGCCGGGTGGCGAGGCAGCGCCGCCACAGGGCTTGTCAAAAACAATGGAACACTGCGGTCAGCCATCCGGCAAAATACCTGCGACCGTTCCCCGCCCGAGGCCAGCTACATCGCCAAAGCGGGTTGA
- a CDS encoding phosphoribosylformylglycinamidine synthase subunit PurQ — MAKPRVLVLRAPGTNCDVETAYAFEQAGAIAERLHIARLLERPALLRDFQILCVPGGFSYGDDVAAGRILALQIRHHLLAAIREFHERDRLILGICNGFQVLLKAGIILPPDSDGKPVATLTWNDTARYEDRWVYLSVVSDRCVFLRGIRELQLPVAHAEGKFVVRDADWLEQLVRQGHVALCYQMPGPAGTTTAQNIASQPWQMRVPYPWNPNGSMGNVAGVCDATGRIFGLMPHPERFIDVTHHPRWTRDERYDPPHGLIIFRNAVSYFE; from the coding sequence ATGGCAAAACCACGCGTTTTGGTGCTGCGAGCACCGGGAACAAATTGCGACGTTGAAACCGCCTATGCCTTTGAACAGGCGGGAGCGATTGCGGAACGCCTGCACATCGCCAGGCTGCTGGAACGGCCGGCCCTCCTTCGGGATTTTCAGATTCTTTGCGTGCCCGGTGGTTTCAGCTATGGAGATGACGTGGCCGCCGGCCGGATTCTGGCCCTTCAAATTCGGCACCATCTGCTGGCTGCGATCCGGGAATTCCACGAGCGCGATCGGCTGATCCTGGGGATCTGCAACGGGTTTCAGGTGCTCCTCAAAGCGGGGATCATCCTTCCGCCGGATTCCGACGGTAAACCTGTGGCTACCCTGACATGGAACGACACGGCGCGGTACGAGGATCGCTGGGTGTACCTGAGCGTTGTCAGCGACCGATGCGTCTTCCTTCGCGGGATCCGGGAACTCCAGTTGCCCGTGGCCCACGCGGAGGGAAAATTCGTCGTCCGCGATGCGGATTGGCTCGAGCAGTTGGTTCGCCAGGGACACGTGGCGCTGTGTTACCAAATGCCAGGTCCAGCCGGTACAACAACAGCCCAGAACATCGCTTCGCAGCCGTGGCAGATGAGGGTGCCCTACCCCTGGAATCCCAATGGCTCGATGGGAAATGTGGCGGGAGTGTGCGACGCGACGGGACGCATCTTTGGGTTGATGCCCCATCCGGAGCGTTTCATCGATGTGACCCATCACCCTCGATGGACCAGGGACGAGCGGTATGATCCTCCCCACGGTCTAATCATCTTTCGCAATGCCGTCAGTTACTTTGAGTGA
- a CDS encoding YraN family protein, producing MALTISRFVFWGEKLPGSWGESRESYDCVNHNRPPRNSRRMLGDVSEAAACRFLVQRGYQILARNVRFRSGEVDIVATDGKTWIFVEVRSRRLDSDPDIAETVTTAKQRRVIRAALQYLRSHGGPRRPMRFDVITVLWPKNDIDIPKITHWESAFGCD from the coding sequence ATGGCGTTGACCATCTCGCGATTTGTTTTTTGGGGCGAAAAGCTCCCTGGATCATGGGGGGAAAGCCGCGAGTCTTACGATTGCGTGAATCACAATCGGCCTCCGCGGAATTCCCGCAGGATGCTGGGCGATGTGAGTGAGGCAGCCGCCTGTCGCTTCCTTGTTCAGCGTGGTTATCAAATCCTCGCGCGAAATGTTCGGTTCCGCTCTGGCGAAGTGGACATCGTGGCCACCGATGGGAAAACGTGGATCTTTGTGGAAGTGCGTTCCCGCCGTTTGGACTCTGATCCTGATATTGCAGAAACCGTGACGACGGCCAAGCAGCGTCGCGTGATCCGGGCGGCTTTGCAGTACCTGAGGTCACACGGTGGTCCACGGCGACCGATGCGGTTCGATGTGATCACCGTGCTCTGGCCGAAAAACGACATCGACATTCCCAAAATCACCCATTGGGAGTCCGCGTTCGGCTGCGACTGA
- the trmD gene encoding tRNA (guanosine(37)-N1)-methyltransferase TrmD has protein sequence MRIDVLTLFPEIFHSYLGQSVLKKAIERGLVEIHLHNIRDWSHDKKHHKVDDRPFGGGPGMVLMAPPVVECVEAVQAMADQPGHLVMLTPQGRKLNQAIVEELAQYPRLLLLCGRYEGFDERIRLILKPDEISIGDYVLNGGEVAAMVVIDAVIRLVPGVLGDEESSRQDSFSGPERLLDHAQYTRPRCYRGYEVPAVLLSGNHRAIERWRLMDRRRRTEERRRDLLDSTTPRSGESTQDEKASKNSLGGCGDGGSNAESCATESQKNSEKGS, from the coding sequence ATGCGGATTGATGTTCTGACGCTGTTCCCGGAAATATTTCACAGCTACCTTGGGCAGAGCGTCCTGAAAAAAGCGATCGAGCGGGGGCTGGTGGAGATTCATCTCCATAACATCCGCGATTGGAGTCACGACAAGAAGCACCACAAGGTGGACGATCGGCCGTTCGGCGGCGGACCCGGAATGGTGCTCATGGCGCCGCCCGTTGTCGAGTGCGTCGAGGCAGTCCAGGCGATGGCCGATCAGCCGGGCCACCTGGTCATGCTGACGCCCCAGGGACGAAAACTCAATCAGGCAATTGTGGAGGAACTGGCGCAGTATCCGCGGCTGTTGCTTTTATGCGGGCGGTACGAGGGGTTTGACGAAAGAATCCGACTCATTTTGAAACCCGATGAAATTTCCATCGGGGATTACGTGCTCAATGGGGGCGAGGTGGCGGCCATGGTGGTGATCGACGCCGTGATCCGTCTCGTCCCCGGAGTACTGGGAGACGAGGAAAGCAGTCGCCAGGACTCGTTTTCCGGTCCTGAAAGATTGCTGGACCACGCCCAGTACACCCGGCCGAGGTGTTATCGGGGTTACGAAGTCCCGGCTGTGCTGCTCAGCGGCAACCACCGGGCAATCGAACGGTGGCGGCTGATGGATCGGCGTCGCCGCACCGAAGAACGACGGCGTGATCTGCTGGATTCAACGACTCCCAGGTCGGGAGAGAGTACACAGGACGAAAAAGCCTCCAAGAATTCGCTTGGCGGGTGTGGCGACGGAGGTTCAAACGCTGAAAGCTGTGCCACAGAAAGCCAGAAGAATTCAGAAAAAGGTAGTTAA
- the rpsP gene encoding 30S ribosomal protein S16 yields MAVRIRMKRFGRKHRPFFRICATDARAPRDGRVIEVLGTYDPMIPLTDARVTLNFERVQYWLSVGAQPSEKVKILLKKYGPNGTHLEKQREAVEKLRQMQAARKAAAEHALVLAEQKKAAKKALEEAARAAEAEAAEEASAE; encoded by the coding sequence GTGGCCGTTCGTATTCGCATGAAAAGATTTGGCCGAAAGCACCGTCCGTTCTTCCGCATCTGCGCCACAGATGCGCGGGCGCCGAGGGACGGTCGGGTGATCGAGGTGCTGGGAACGTATGACCCGATGATCCCGTTGACGGACGCGCGGGTCACGCTCAACTTCGAGCGGGTTCAGTACTGGTTGAGTGTGGGTGCGCAGCCCAGTGAAAAGGTGAAAATCCTTCTGAAGAAATACGGTCCGAACGGTACCCATCTGGAAAAGCAGCGGGAAGCCGTGGAAAAGTTGCGGCAGATGCAGGCAGCCCGCAAGGCAGCGGCGGAACATGCATTGGTCCTGGCGGAGCAGAAGAAGGCCGCCAAGAAAGCCCTGGAAGAGGCTGCCCGCGCTGCGGAGGCCGAAGCTGCTGAAGAGGCGTCCGCTGAGTGA
- a CDS encoding SDR family oxidoreductase: MDLETGLYRTTTCSETNPSAELGSTPSADVPLPILVTGLAGVAGYHAFRWLSARYPGRVFGLIPARNPHVRGANVLCGNIEDRACLETLFRQYEFAAVLDAVGNCALKPCELEPKIAWMINVEGLKNILRAAGHHRPRIVRLSVDLVFSGKKEGGYVEEDPPDPVTVYGKTMAVAEQILLDTDPTACILRISLPMGRSPNGHAGAIDWIESRFAAGRPATLYWDEIRTPTYVDCLSRVCWEALRRPMAGIFHAGGPVRLSLYQIGQIINRVGGYDPDLLFGIPRRMAGPIPPRAGNVTMDSSKLTRTLGYAPFLPWPFDRRLLPTDREWHRRREPFWPELQGMGSLRDAGAIDKLLCQPHKLEEIESVSVLRLPRQLGKTCGY, from the coding sequence ATGGACCTTGAAACAGGCCTTTATCGAACAACCACTTGCTCCGAGACGAATCCTTCAGCCGAATTGGGATCGACGCCCAGTGCCGACGTGCCGCTGCCCATTCTTGTGACGGGGCTGGCAGGGGTGGCGGGCTACCATGCTTTCCGATGGTTGTCCGCTCGCTATCCCGGCCGGGTGTTTGGGCTGATTCCCGCCCGCAATCCGCACGTCAGGGGTGCGAACGTCCTTTGTGGCAATATCGAGGATCGCGCGTGCCTGGAAACCCTCTTCCGCCAATACGAATTCGCGGCGGTGCTCGATGCGGTGGGCAATTGCGCCCTCAAACCGTGCGAGCTTGAACCCAAAATTGCCTGGATGATCAACGTGGAGGGGTTGAAAAACATCTTGCGTGCGGCGGGACACCACCGACCGCGAATTGTGCGATTATCGGTGGACCTCGTTTTCTCAGGGAAAAAAGAAGGTGGCTATGTCGAGGAGGATCCGCCGGATCCTGTGACCGTGTACGGCAAAACGATGGCTGTGGCCGAACAGATTCTTCTGGACACCGATCCCACGGCCTGCATTCTGCGGATTTCGCTTCCCATGGGACGGAGTCCCAATGGCCATGCAGGGGCCATCGACTGGATCGAATCGCGGTTTGCGGCGGGCCGACCGGCGACGCTCTATTGGGACGAGATTCGCACTCCGACCTATGTGGACTGCCTGAGCCGCGTGTGCTGGGAGGCTCTGCGTCGACCAATGGCCGGCATTTTTCACGCCGGTGGACCGGTACGACTGAGCCTCTATCAGATCGGGCAGATTATCAATCGCGTGGGCGGTTACGATCCCGACCTTCTCTTCGGAATTCCGCGGCGGATGGCGGGGCCGATTCCACCCCGAGCAGGCAATGTGACAATGGATAGTTCAAAACTTACCCGCACGTTGGGCTATGCTCCTTTTTTGCCCTGGCCATTCGACCGGCGCCTGCTGCCCACCGATCGAGAATGGCATCGGCGAAGGGAGCCGTTTTGGCCTGAGTTACAGGGTATGGGGAGTTTGCGTGACGCGGGTGCTATAGATAAACTGTTGTGTCAGCCGCACAAGCTGGAGGAAATAGAGTCAGTGAGCGTTCTCCGGTTGCCAAGGCAATTGGGGAAAACTTGCGGATATTGA
- a CDS encoding prephenate dehydrogenase: MARWKTVSIVGVGLIGASIGQALLRRRLADDVIGIARRQTTLRAARRVNAVTHTTIDLARGVAEADLVVVCTPVATIPELVRRAAEHCPEGTLITDAGSTKAAIVAALDNNLPRGCRFLGSHPLAGSEKTGPSYSDAELFEGRVTIITPTRNTRAEDFDALEEFWTGLGSVVVRMSPEEHDEAIGMTSHFPHLVASLLAGMLPEQWFRFTGTGFLDTTRIAAGDIELWKQILMQNRLNVMKNCQALAQELLRAAQALRDGNEKVVEEILTRGKKNRDALGG, from the coding sequence ATGGCACGCTGGAAAACAGTTTCGATTGTGGGGGTGGGATTGATTGGGGCCTCCATCGGGCAGGCCCTGCTGCGACGGCGGCTGGCCGATGACGTCATCGGTATCGCCCGACGTCAAACAACGCTCCGCGCCGCCCGGCGTGTGAACGCGGTCACGCACACGACGATTGATCTGGCCCGGGGTGTGGCCGAAGCCGACCTCGTCGTCGTTTGCACGCCGGTGGCTACCATCCCGGAGTTGGTACGTCGCGCCGCGGAACACTGTCCCGAGGGGACCCTGATTACCGACGCCGGCAGCACCAAAGCCGCTATCGTGGCAGCTCTTGACAACAACTTGCCACGAGGCTGCCGCTTTTTGGGGTCCCATCCCCTGGCGGGGAGCGAAAAGACCGGCCCCAGTTATTCGGACGCGGAACTGTTTGAGGGGCGTGTCACGATCATCACCCCCACGCGCAACACCCGTGCCGAAGACTTCGATGCCCTGGAGGAATTCTGGACCGGTCTTGGATCGGTCGTCGTGCGGATGTCCCCGGAAGAACACGACGAAGCCATCGGGATGACCAGCCACTTTCCCCATCTGGTGGCATCGCTTTTGGCGGGAATGTTGCCCGAGCAATGGTTTCGGTTCACCGGAACCGGCTTTCTCGATACGACACGGATAGCGGCCGGAGACATCGAGCTGTGGAAGCAAATCCTTATGCAGAACCGCCTCAATGTCATGAAGAACTGCCAGGCGCTGGCGCAGGAACTGCTTCGGGCGGCCCAGGCTCTCCGAGATGGAAATGAAAAGGTTGTTGAGGAAATCTTGACGCGAGGGAAAAAGAATCGCGATGCTTTGGGAGGTTGA
- the fliM gene encoding flagellar motor switch protein FliM: MSSDEVLTQAEIESLLASVGKGKPAEAPRDVPTAPAASSPPPPVKKSREKIIPYDFKRPERVGKEQMRSLQTLHEGFSRNFAAGLSAMLRCMVEVKLTSVDQLTYSEFVFSLDNPTCFNLIRAEPLEGHFILDINPTILYPMIDRLLGGGREPTPITRRPLSEIERRLVGRITSLFLEELKRAWENVLPLELSVVRVESNPQLVQIVPPNEVIVLVSFELALGEVRGMANLCIPYNAIEPIANKLSANSWASYGKRQVSPDATERIGRALRTSTVQLVVQLARTTITTQDLIGLRVGDIITTKKDIHTPLLVRVEGIPKFLARPGIFKGHKAICIEDVISDPAQAVGE; this comes from the coding sequence ATGTCGTCCGACGAAGTTCTGACGCAGGCTGAAATCGAGAGTCTTCTCGCGTCGGTCGGAAAAGGTAAGCCCGCCGAGGCTCCCCGGGATGTCCCCACTGCGCCGGCGGCTTCTTCGCCACCACCGCCGGTCAAAAAATCTCGGGAAAAGATCATCCCCTACGATTTCAAGCGTCCGGAGCGGGTCGGCAAAGAGCAAATGCGATCGCTCCAAACGCTTCATGAGGGTTTCAGCCGCAATTTTGCCGCCGGGTTGTCCGCCATGCTCCGCTGCATGGTGGAAGTGAAGCTCACCAGCGTCGATCAATTGACCTATAGCGAATTCGTTTTCAGCCTCGACAATCCCACGTGCTTCAACCTCATTCGCGCGGAACCGCTGGAGGGACACTTCATTCTGGACATCAATCCGACCATCCTCTATCCGATGATTGATCGGTTGCTGGGGGGTGGTCGGGAACCCACACCGATCACCCGACGGCCGCTTTCCGAGATTGAACGGCGGCTCGTGGGACGAATCACTTCCCTTTTTCTGGAAGAATTGAAACGCGCTTGGGAAAATGTGCTCCCCCTGGAATTGAGCGTCGTCCGCGTGGAAAGCAACCCGCAGCTCGTTCAGATTGTGCCCCCCAACGAAGTGATTGTGCTGGTCAGCTTCGAACTCGCGCTGGGCGAAGTCCGCGGAATGGCTAATCTATGTATTCCGTACAACGCCATCGAGCCGATCGCCAATAAACTTTCCGCCAACAGTTGGGCCTCCTACGGAAAGCGCCAGGTCAGCCCCGACGCGACCGAGCGGATTGGTCGGGCTCTTCGCACTTCCACCGTGCAACTCGTTGTCCAACTGGCACGCACCACCATCACCACGCAGGACCTCATTGGTCTTCGGGTGGGCGACATCATCACCACCAAAAAAGATATCCACACGCCGCTGCTCGTTCGGGTGGAAGGTATCCCCAAGTTCCTTGCCCGGCCCGGTATTTTTAAGGGACACAAGGCCATCTGCATCGAGGATGTCATCTCCGATCCGGCGCAGGCGGTCGGCGAATAA
- a CDS encoding glutamate-5-semialdehyde dehydrogenase, whose translation MGNENGIFDLKEYCLEVARRAKAASVELARLSGAIKQQWLSRCAKLMKERMVALTDANHKDLAAAPSFGLTDAQIDRLKLTPSRIEAMARALEEIAMLPEPIGEVIWSSVRPNGLLVQKVRVPLGVIFFIYESRPNVTADAAALCVKSGNAVILRGGKEAAHSNQAIVDIMMEAGADVGLPTHAIQLVATPDREAVGHFLNLPEYIDLTIPRGGESLIRRVTAEAKMPVMKHFAGNCHVYVDASADPDMAERIVVNAKCQRMGVCNAAESLVFHKAVVSTLLPRILQALAERGIEIRGDEITRQYFPAAKPATEDDYYAEYLGPIISVKVVEDLDAAIEHINKYSSKHTEAIVTRDLIAAQEFTKRIDSSAVMVNASTRFNDGGEFGLGAEIGISTDKFHARGPCGINELTSYKYVVIGNGQVRE comes from the coding sequence ATGGGTAACGAGAACGGGATTTTTGACCTTAAAGAATACTGCCTGGAAGTGGCCCGGCGTGCCAAGGCGGCGTCGGTTGAACTGGCGCGGCTCAGCGGTGCGATCAAGCAGCAGTGGCTGTCTCGCTGCGCGAAACTGATGAAAGAACGGATGGTCGCACTGACGGACGCCAATCATAAGGATCTCGCCGCTGCCCCGTCGTTTGGTTTGACAGACGCCCAGATCGACCGTCTCAAGCTGACGCCTTCCCGCATCGAGGCCATGGCCCGCGCTTTGGAAGAGATCGCCATGCTCCCGGAACCAATCGGGGAGGTGATCTGGTCTTCGGTGCGGCCGAACGGGTTGCTCGTGCAGAAAGTGCGGGTCCCGCTGGGGGTCATTTTCTTTATCTACGAGTCCCGGCCCAACGTGACCGCGGATGCGGCGGCGCTTTGTGTCAAAAGTGGGAATGCCGTCATCCTGCGTGGTGGGAAAGAGGCAGCCCATTCCAACCAGGCCATCGTGGACATCATGATGGAAGCCGGCGCGGACGTGGGTCTGCCGACCCATGCCATCCAACTCGTGGCAACGCCCGACCGCGAAGCGGTGGGACACTTCCTCAACCTTCCGGAATACATCGACCTGACCATTCCACGCGGCGGGGAAAGTCTCATCCGGCGGGTGACGGCAGAGGCCAAAATGCCGGTCATGAAGCACTTCGCCGGTAATTGCCACGTCTATGTGGATGCCAGCGCCGATCCGGATATGGCGGAACGGATCGTCGTCAACGCCAAGTGCCAGAGAATGGGCGTCTGCAACGCGGCCGAGTCACTCGTTTTCCACAAGGCTGTTGTCAGCACGCTCCTGCCCCGGATTCTTCAGGCGCTTGCCGAACGTGGTATTGAAATCCGGGGTGATGAAATCACCCGGCAATATTTTCCGGCTGCCAAACCCGCCACGGAAGACGATTATTACGCCGAGTACCTGGGCCCCATCATTTCGGTGAAGGTGGTCGAGGATCTGGACGCGGCGATCGAGCATATCAACAAATACAGCTCGAAACACACGGAGGCGATTGTGACGCGTGATCTGATCGCCGCCCAGGAGTTTACCAAAAGGATCGATAGCTCGGCCGTGATGGTCAATGCCAGCACGCGTTTCAATGACGGCGGCGAATTCGGATTGGGCGCGGAAATCGGAATCAGCACCGATAAGTTCCACGCGCGGGGTCCTTGCGGAATCAATGAACTGACCAGTTACAAGTACGTGGTCATCGGCAACGGTCAGGTGCGGGAATGA
- the purL gene encoding phosphoribosylformylglycinamidine synthase subunit PurL produces the protein MLWEVDIYPAPGQPDVVAEQVRHDGLDLGIHGAWQVAAGRGYLVEGDFTHAQVQRLAEELFADPVVERFVIGQAGDSVLLEPPGPDMHPVYVLPKPGVMDPVAMSAAAAIEDFGWHARAVRTFRKYWFSGLSHNDLRRICQKILANDAIEQVIFGPLPFRTLEQGRPYEFRLITVPLREMDDQALLRLSREGQLFLSLVEMRTIRDFYRSLGRDPTDVELETLAQTWSEHCSHKTLTGQISYRDEQRQIQFQNMLKETIFAATHEIRRRLGDRDWCVSVFEDNAGVVKFDDDYHVVFKVETHNHPSALEPYGGANTGIGGVIRDPMGTGLGAKPICNTDVFCFAPPDISHDELPPGVLHPRRVMKGVVAGVRDYGNRMGIPTVNGAVYFDRRYLGNPLVYCGNVGLLPRDKAHKAAQPGDLIVLVGGRTGRDGIHGATFSSAELTTESETLSGGAVQIGNAITEKMLLDVLLVARDRGLYHAVTDCGAGGLSSAVGEMGRAIGAEVDLERVPLKYEGLSYAEIWISEAQERMVLAVPEEKWPELQELFASEGVEATAIGRFVPTGRLVLRYQGHQVADLSMEFLHKGRPAVVREAVYAPASTVPMVLPPECEINWTADLIAILGSLNVCSKEWIIRQYDHEVQGGSAIKPLVGRWNDGPSDAAVLRPVLSSYRGLVIACGMNPKYGDYDTYWMAAAAIDEAVRNCVAVGADPSRIAILDNFCWGNTDRPEVLGSLVRAALACHDVAVALGTPFISGKDSLNNEFRLSETETITIPPSLLISALGQVDDVRRCVTMDLKQPGNAIYIVGTTADELGGSHWAEIHGLSGGTVPRWDGERARGVFEAMHRAIMTGCVRACHDLSEGGLAVAIAEMAFAGEFGAEIDLDAVPCASSDLGPVVRLFSESNSRFLCEVPVERASAFEGLFAGLPIARLGTVQEKPHLVVKWRGQTLIDTAVENLKRAWKQPLAW, from the coding sequence ATGCTTTGGGAGGTTGATATCTATCCGGCCCCCGGTCAACCGGATGTCGTCGCAGAGCAGGTGCGTCACGATGGACTGGACCTGGGGATTCACGGTGCCTGGCAGGTGGCGGCCGGTCGTGGCTACCTCGTCGAAGGTGATTTCACCCACGCCCAGGTGCAGCGACTGGCCGAGGAACTTTTTGCCGACCCGGTGGTGGAGCGGTTCGTGATCGGGCAAGCCGGGGATTCTGTTTTGCTGGAGCCACCCGGCCCCGATATGCACCCCGTCTATGTGCTTCCCAAGCCCGGTGTCATGGATCCCGTGGCGATGAGTGCGGCCGCCGCCATCGAGGACTTCGGCTGGCATGCCCGGGCGGTACGCACGTTTCGGAAATACTGGTTTAGTGGACTGTCGCACAATGACTTGCGACGCATCTGTCAGAAAATCCTGGCCAACGACGCTATTGAACAGGTCATCTTCGGCCCACTGCCATTCCGTACCCTGGAACAGGGGCGACCGTACGAATTCCGCCTGATCACCGTTCCGCTCCGGGAGATGGATGATCAGGCCCTGCTCCGACTGAGTCGCGAGGGCCAGCTTTTCTTATCCCTGGTTGAGATGCGGACCATTCGGGATTTTTACCGCTCTCTCGGCCGGGACCCCACGGATGTGGAACTGGAAACCCTGGCCCAAACCTGGAGTGAACATTGCAGCCATAAGACGCTCACCGGGCAGATTTCTTATCGCGATGAGCAGCGGCAAATCCAGTTTCAGAATATGCTCAAGGAGACCATTTTTGCCGCCACCCACGAAATCCGCCGCCGGCTGGGCGATCGCGACTGGTGCGTGAGTGTCTTCGAAGACAACGCGGGCGTCGTGAAGTTCGACGATGATTACCATGTGGTTTTCAAAGTGGAAACGCATAATCATCCCTCGGCTCTGGAACCCTACGGTGGTGCCAACACCGGGATCGGTGGTGTCATTCGCGATCCGATGGGTACGGGGCTGGGAGCCAAACCGATCTGCAATACCGACGTGTTTTGCTTCGCCCCGCCGGACATTTCCCACGATGAGCTTCCCCCCGGGGTGCTTCACCCACGACGGGTGATGAAGGGAGTGGTGGCGGGTGTCCGTGATTACGGAAACCGGATGGGCATCCCCACGGTCAACGGGGCGGTTTATTTCGACCGGCGCTATTTGGGTAATCCGCTCGTTTATTGCGGCAATGTAGGGCTCCTTCCCCGTGACAAGGCCCACAAGGCGGCCCAGCCAGGCGATTTGATTGTGCTTGTCGGCGGCCGGACAGGGCGGGACGGCATCCACGGTGCCACGTTCAGTTCCGCCGAATTGACCACCGAAAGTGAGACTCTCTCCGGCGGCGCCGTCCAAATCGGGAATGCGATTACAGAAAAAATGCTCCTCGACGTCCTGCTTGTGGCCCGCGATCGCGGTCTGTACCACGCCGTGACGGACTGCGGTGCCGGGGGGCTTTCTTCAGCGGTGGGAGAAATGGGACGCGCTATCGGGGCGGAGGTGGACCTCGAACGCGTTCCCCTTAAGTACGAAGGGCTTTCTTACGCGGAAATCTGGATTTCTGAAGCTCAGGAGCGGATGGTTCTGGCCGTGCCGGAAGAGAAATGGCCGGAACTCCAGGAGCTTTTCGCCTCCGAAGGCGTCGAAGCCACGGCCATTGGGCGGTTCGTTCCCACAGGACGCCTGGTCCTCCGTTACCAGGGCCATCAGGTCGCCGACCTGAGCATGGAATTCCTCCACAAGGGCCGGCCGGCCGTGGTTCGCGAGGCCGTTTATGCACCGGCCTCAACCGTCCCGATGGTGCTGCCTCCGGAATGTGAAATCAACTGGACGGCCGACCTGATTGCGATCCTCGGCTCTCTCAACGTGTGCAGCAAAGAGTGGATCATCCGTCAGTACGATCACGAAGTGCAGGGCGGCAGCGCGATCAAGCCGCTGGTAGGACGGTGGAACGATGGGCCGTCCGACGCCGCTGTCCTCCGGCCTGTTCTCAGTTCCTACCGTGGCCTGGTGATTGCCTGCGGGATGAATCCCAAGTATGGCGACTACGATACTTACTGGATGGCGGCCGCCGCCATTGACGAAGCAGTGCGGAACTGTGTCGCCGTCGGCGCCGATCCCAGCCGCATCGCCATCCTCGATAATTTCTGCTGGGGAAACACCGATCGGCCGGAGGTGCTCGGCTCGCTGGTTCGGGCAGCGCTGGCGTGCCACGATGTGGCAGTAGCACTGGGAACGCCTTTCATCAGCGGTAAGGACAGCCTCAACAACGAGTTTCGGCTCAGCGAAACCGAAACGATCACCATTCCACCGTCACTCCTCATCAGCGCACTTGGCCAGGTGGACGACGTGCGTCGCTGTGTCACCATGGATTTGAAACAGCCCGGCAACGCGATCTACATTGTGGGCACTACGGCTGATGAGTTGGGAGGTTCTCACTGGGCGGAAATCCACGGACTATCCGGCGGCACCGTTCCGCGGTGGGACGGAGAGCGGGCACGAGGCGTATTTGAAGCGATGCACCGGGCCATCATGACGGGGTGCGTCCGGGCATGCCACGATCTGAGTGAAGGCGGCCTGGCCGTTGCAATTGCCGAGATGGCGTTTGCCGGCGAATTCGGGGCCGAAATCGACCTGGACGCCGTTCCCTGCGCAAGTTCAGACCTCGGACCCGTTGTTCGATTGTTCAGCGAGTCCAACTCGCGGTTTCTCTGTGAGGTCCCTGTGGAGCGGGCCTCCGCATTTGAAGGCTTATTTGCAGGACTGCCAATCGCGCGACTGGGCACGGTGCAGGAAAAACCCCACCTGGTTGTCAAGTGGAGAGGTCAAACGTTGATCGACACGGCGGTTGAAAACCTGAAACGAGCCTGGAAACAACCGCTGGCCTGGTGA